A DNA window from Theobroma cacao cultivar B97-61/B2 chromosome 5, Criollo_cocoa_genome_V2, whole genome shotgun sequence contains the following coding sequences:
- the LOC18600144 gene encoding probable LRR receptor-like serine/threonine-protein kinase At3g47570, translated as MMKLSSKHLKPSRSLFLVFLAVILLTFFNLQGPNLLGSATLVVTGNETDQRALLEFKRKIIEDNFGFMHSWNNTVHFCQWYGVKCSRRHERVTMLDLGSLKLVGSISPSIGNLSFLRVLNLRNNSFNQAIPQEIGRLRRLRELMLQNNHLRGAIPSNLSSCTRLAAINFSSNLLTGEIPGALGLLSNLIRFSLGENDLRGGIPPSLGNLSSLQYIYLHSNRLSGVMPEALGRLKNLVALAVRENEISGVIPASIFNLSNIKRLYIATNQIQGRLPPDLGITMPQIEILAVEDNQFIGSFPDSISYASNLVHLTAGENKLSGPLPSFEKLDKLSRFIIMGNLLGSMTATDLNFLCTLNNASRLELLEIGENNFGGELPDCMGNLSRNLKFLNIQRCRIWGRIPSGIANLINLEVLAASYNQLSGSIPLGIGRLQKLSIFFAAGNYLSGAIPPIFGNLTMLTKLGLSDNNLQGNIPSSIGKCEILVGLSLAKNNLSGSIPPEVIGLSSLSIVLNLSSNSLTGVLPVDVENMKNLGELSVSQNRLSGVLPDNLGSCVRLERLLLDGNLFEGPIPSSLSSLRGLEALDISDNNLSGEIPKFLVSLESLQYLNLSFNDFEGMVPIEGVFKNASATFVEGNNKLCGGTLELHLPSCNLKTSNRRWNNSLKLNIVVVFAVLGVILVSTFLLILWFRPKKEKSTATTFAENSLLNLSYQSLLKATEGFSSMNLVGSGSFGSVYKGILEDSGVVVAVKVLNLICRGASRSFMAECEVLKNIRHRNLVKVLTAVSGIDYQGNDFKALIYEFMQNGSLEDWLHPSVGMNESNEVARNLNLLQRLNVAIDVGCALEYLHHYCETPIVHCDLKPSNILLDDEMVSHVGDFGLAKFIISDMQNNTSSLSSSLGLRGTFGYAPPEYGLGSVVTSYGDVYSYGILLLEMFTGKKPTDEMFKENLNLHNFVRTALPDQVAEITDPILLQESFRGERMTSNTRNQSNQRDNRLLQCLNSILEIGVACSIDLPTERKDMTHVVAELCSIRDKLLPTRSLRSTAAGTR; from the exons ATGATGAAGCTATCGAGCAAGCATTTGAAACCGTCCCGCTcccttttccttgttttcctTGCCGTTATTCTCCTTACTTTCTTTAACCTGCAAGGTCCTAACTTGCTTGGTTCAGCAACCCTTGTGGTTACTGGCAATGAGACAGATCAACGAGCTTTACTCGAGTTCAAGCGAAAGATAATTGAAGATAATTTCGGATTTATGCACTCCTGGAACAATACTGTCCACTTCTGCCAGTGGTATGGTGTTAAATGCAGTCGCAGACATGAGAGAGTCACCATGTTAGACTTGGGATCCCTAAAGCTCGTGGGGTCTATATCACCATCTATTGGAAATTTGAGCTTTCTTAGGGTGTTAAACCTTCGAAACAACAGtttcaatcaagcaatccctCAAGAAATTGGCCGTTTGCGAAGATTGCGAGAACTAATGCTGCAAAACAACCACCTAAGAGGTGCAATTCCTTCCAATTTGTCCAGTTGTACTCGACTTGCagcaattaatttttcaagcaaCTTGCTAACTGGAGAAATACCAGGTGCGCTTGGTCTCTTGTCAAACCTAATACGATTTAGTCTTGGGGAAAATGATTTAAGAGGGGGTATCCCGCCTTCCTTGGGTAATTTATCCTCTCTGCAGTATATTTATCTACATAGCAATAGATTGAGTGGAGTTATGCCTGAAGCTCTTGGcagattgaaaaatcttgtaGCTTTGGCtgtgagagaaaatgaaatttctgGTGTCATCCctgcttcaattttcaatctCTCCAATATTAAACGCCTTTACATAGCCACAAACCAAATACAAGGTCGTCTTCCGCCGGACCTAGGAATCACTATGCCGCAGATTGAAATCCTTGCGGTCGAGGATAATCAATTCATTGGATCATTCCCCGATTCAATATCCTATGCCTCAAATCTTGTACACCTTACTGCTGGGGAAAACAAACTTAGTGGACCCTTGCCTTCATtcgaaaagttggataaactATCACGATTTATAATCATGGGCAACCTTCTTGGAAGTATGACAGCAACTGACCTGAACTTTCTCTGCACTTTAAACAATGCTTCCAGACTAGAGCTCCTAGAGATAGGCGAAAACAACTTTGGAGGGGAATTACCGGATTGCATGGGCAATCTATCCAGGaatctcaaatttttaaatatccaACGCTGTAGAATATGGGGAAGAATTCCATCCGGAATTGCAAATCTCATCAACTTGGAGGTACTAGCGGCATCATACAATCAATTATCAGGTTCTATTCCCCTTGGCATTGGAAGGCTTCAAAAGCTAAGTATCTTTTTTGCAGCTGGCAATTATCTCTCAGGGGCCATTCCCCCCATTTTTGGAAATTTGACAATGTTAACCAAATTGGGTTTAAGTGATAACAATCTTCAGGGCAACATTCCTTCAAGTATAGGCAAGTGTGAGATTTTGGTTGGATTGTCTCTTGCTAAAAACAATCTAAGTGGTTCTATACCCCCTGAAGTAATTGGGCTCTCATCCTTGTCCATCGTCCTAAACTTATCTTCAAACTCTTTAACTGGTGTGCTTCCCGTCGACgtagaaaatatgaaaaaccTAGGTGAATTATCTGTGTCTCAAAACAGATTATCAGGTGTGCTTCCAGATAATCTTGGTAGCTGTGTAAGACTGGAGAGACTGCTCTTGGATGGCAATTTGTTTGAAGGCCCCATTCCTTCATCTTTGAGTTCATTGAGAGGTCTTGAAGCATTAGATATATCTGACAATAATCTTTCGGGTGAGATTCCAAAATTTCTGGTGAGCTTGGAGTCATTACAGtatttaaatctttcttttaatgATTTCGAGGGTATGGTACCAATTGAAGGTGTTTTTAAAAATGCCAGTGCTACATTCGTTGAGGGAAACAATAAGCTTTGTGGAGGCACTCTTGAGTTACACTTGCCCAGTTGTAACTTGAAAACATCCAACAGAAGATGGAACAATTCTCTTAAATTAAACATTGTGGTTGTTTTTGCAGTTTTAGGAGTGATTTTGGTATCCacatttctcctcattttgtGGTTTAGACCGAAAAAGGAGAAGTCCACGGCAACAACGTTTGCAGAAAACTCACTTTTAAACTTATCATACCAAAGCCTCCTAAAGGCTACTGAAGGATTCTCCTCAATGAATTTGGTTGGTTCAGGTAGTTTTGGTTCCGTATACAAAGGAATTCTTGAAGACAGTGGAGTAGTTGTTGCCGTTAAGGTGCTTAACCTTATATGTCGTGGAGCTTCAAGAAGTTTTATGGCTGAATGTGAGGTATTGAAAAACATCAGACATCGGAATCTTGTCAAGGTCTTAACAGCAGTTTCAGGTATCGATTATCAAGGGAATGATTTTAAAGCGTTGATTTATGAGTTCATGCAAAATGGGAGCTTGGAGGATTGGTTGCATCCATCTGTTGGGATGAATGAGTCAAATGAGGTAGCAAGAAACTTAAATCTTCTTCAGAGATTGAATGTGGCAATTGATGTTGGTTGTGCCTTGGAGTATCTTCATCATTATTGTGAAACACCAATTGTTCACTGTGACCTCAAACCAAGCAATATTCTCCTTGATGATGAAATGGTTAGCCATGTGGGTGACTTTGGGCTAGCAAAATTCATTATATCAGACATGCAAAATAACACTTCAAGCTTGTCAAGCTCCCTTGGGTTAAGAGGAACATTTGGTTACGCACCACCAG AATATGGCTTGGGAAGTGTTGTGACAAGTTATGGTGATGTGTACAGTTATGGCATTCTTTTGCTGGAGATGTTCACTGGGAAGAAGCCCActgatgaaatgtttaaagAGAACTTGAATCTTCATAACTTTGTTAGAACAGCTTTACCAGATCAAGTGGCTGAGATTACAGATCCCATTCTTCTTCAAGAAAGTTTTCGTGGAGAAAGAATGACTAGCAATACTCGCAACCAGAGCAATCAAAGAGATAATAGACTTCTCCAGTGCTTAAATTCAATACTTGAAATCGGAGTTGCTTGTTCTATTGATTTGCCTACTGAACGAAAGGATATGACACATGTTGTTGCAGAACTTTGTTCTATAAGAGACAAGCTACTCCCAACTCGATCATTAAGATCAACAG CTGCAGGTACTAGGTGA